The Bradyrhizobium sp. CCBAU 051011 DNA segment GAAGGGAAATTCCTGCATGTACAAGACACTTCTTGTCACTCTCACTACCTCGGCTCTTTCCATCGGGCCCGTCGCATCTGCTCCCGCCGTCAGGAAAGAGCCGCTGGATGCTGCGACCCTCAGCGCGATAAAATCGAAGTTCGGCAGGCTGATGGAATTGGCCAACAACCACGATTTCAAGGCTCTGCATGGGATGTTCTGGCAATCGCCCTCGACCCTGTTGGCGGCTAAAAGCGCGATCCAGTCCGAGGGGAACTGGGCCGGCTTTTGGGGCAACGAGGCGGTTGATCAAAAGCTACATGATATCGGTAGCTCCGGTCCGGTCGTGCTCGAGCCCGATTATTCGAAGCTCAAGGTTGTCGGCCTGACGAGCGACGTCGCCGAGTCCTACGTGCCGATCAACATCACAGTCTCTTATGCGGGGCAGGATGGAACAGCCAGGCCGTTTCTAATGATCATCAATTGGCTTCGCGTCGGGAAGGACTGGAAGGTCGCTTCCGAGATCATTCTGCCGGTGCCGCCTGTACCCGCCGCGAAGGGCTAGGCGCGAGGCCTCACTGTTCGGCACCGACGCCTCGCATTCTTTCGTACTGAACGCAACGTCCCGGGACTGTCTTCACTCAGTTGACTGACGAACCGCTAGTCGTGCGAGGCGCGGGCGGTGCGCCAGTATCAGGAAGCCTTCGCCAAGCTCGATGCGGATGATGCCGGCGCGATACTCTCCTTCGCAGCCTTAGTTGGCAACTATGCCGATGACCGGCTCGCCAGCTTTTACTTGAAGAGCTGCAACGGCGCAACAAGCGCCGTCATTCAAATCAACTAGCGAAATAAACCCTTCGAAGGCAGCTTTGGGTCAAACTGAGACCCGAGCCACCGGCGCGGCATGTCCGTTCTGCCGCCGGCAGCGGACATTTCCATGACCGGCCGCTTTGCGCCAAAAGTAGACATTTGCGCCGTAGTTGCTCTGAACCATAAGAGACATGGCACGCATACTTTCACCGCACCATTGCTTACAATGGCTCGGCCAAAATGGGATTTCATAGCCCATCGATCAACTTGCACTTGATTTCACCGCCTCGGTAAGGAATCGCTCGCTCGAAGCAATCAAGGGCGGCTCGTCGATTACAGAGTGTGGCGTCTCTTGCCCTTCCAGCATCAGCCGCAATTTTCCAAACCCCTTGGTGATATTTTCTTTGAATTTCGCTGCCGCCTGATCGACGAAGGCTTTGTCCTTCGGCTTGGGCTTGGCGACACGCATTTCTATACGGGTTTCGCCATTTGCTCGATCATGAAAGACATGAGTCAGCGTGATCTTTGGCGCGCCGGCGATCGGAAGAAGGGTGCTGACGGTGAGATAGTCGGAGGGACGCCAATCCAGCACCTCTTCGACGATGGCGTCCTTCCCGTGCATGCAATGGTTCTCAGTACCAATTCCCCTGCGTTTGTTGCTTGAGTTCTCGATGACCGCATCAGCGGGCCACCATTTCTGCCGCAGCCCGGGCACTGTGAAATGTTCCCACAATATCTGTCGAGATGCAGCGATATCAAAATCCCAGGTCATGTAAGCATCGGCCCGCGTTACCTCGACGCGAGTGCGCTCATTCTCCTTCTTCCACACCTCATCGAGGTCGCGGAGCCAGAGCTTAACGTCGCCAATGATGTCGATAGCTTCTCGATGCTCGACGAGGCCCTGCGCCACCGGATCTACGCCCATGGTCTGGATGCAGGCGTCGCTGTAAAGCACATAAGCCCGGCTGCCAACCTTCTCGGATACCGTGTTTTTGAGGAGTCTATGGACCAGGATCACATCGCGTC contains these protein-coding regions:
- a CDS encoding DUF2652 domain-containing protein, whose translation is MLPKPELAFFAIADISGYTSFLAGVELDHAQDIIADFMNTVVKGLRPPFRLAKFEGDAAFVYAVAEKVDGSVLQDVIETAYFKFRRRLRDVKQASTCECKACVAMSDLDFKFVVHHGQMVKQKMGGREELAGRDVILVHRLLKNTVSEKVGSRAYVLYSDACIQTMGVDPVAQGLVEHREAIDIIGDVKLWLRDLDEVWKKENERTRVEVTRADAYMTWDFDIAASRQILWEHFTVPGLRQKWWPADAVIENSSNKRRGIGTENHCMHGKDAIVEEVLDWRPSDYLTVSTLLPIAGAPKITLTHVFHDRANGETRIEMRVAKPKPKDKAFVDQAAAKFKENITKGFGKLRLMLEGQETPHSVIDEPPLIASSERFLTEAVKSSAS